In Lentimicrobiaceae bacterium, a single genomic region encodes these proteins:
- the rfbA gene encoding glucose-1-phosphate thymidylyltransferase RfbA, producing MKGIILAGGAGTRLHPLTLAMSKQMMPIYDKPMIYYPLSVLMMAGIHEILIISTPYDLPNFKKLLGDGSQLGCRFVYEEQAIPNGLAQAFIIGEKFIGKDKVSLILGDNIFHGAGLQKLLFENNEPEGGVVFAYHVNDPERYGVVEFDKNHNAISIEEKPMQPRSNFAVPGLYFYDNSIVEVAKNIKPSARGEYEITDVNKWYLEHHKLKVGILSRGTAWLDTGTFASLLQASQFVQVIEDRQGLKIGCIEEIAYRMGFISRNHLIEIAQPLLKSGYGDYLLRLVE from the coding sequence ATGAAAGGAATTATTTTAGCAGGAGGCGCCGGAACCCGCCTTCACCCGCTTACACTTGCCATGAGCAAACAAATGATGCCTATTTATGATAAACCTATGATTTACTATCCATTATCGGTACTCATGATGGCTGGAATCCACGAAATATTAATTATTTCAACACCCTATGACCTGCCAAATTTTAAAAAGCTCCTCGGCGATGGCAGCCAACTGGGATGCCGGTTTGTTTATGAAGAGCAGGCAATACCCAATGGATTGGCACAGGCATTTATAATCGGAGAAAAATTTATTGGAAAAGATAAAGTGTCACTAATTTTAGGGGATAATATTTTTCATGGAGCCGGGTTGCAAAAACTCCTTTTTGAGAATAACGAACCTGAAGGAGGGGTGGTATTTGCATATCATGTAAACGATCCGGAAAGATACGGAGTGGTTGAATTCGATAAAAACCATAATGCGATTTCCATTGAAGAAAAGCCTATGCAACCGAGATCCAATTTCGCCGTTCCGGGTTTGTATTTTTACGATAATTCAATAGTGGAAGTTGCCAAAAATATCAAACCCAGTGCCCGTGGTGAATATGAGATAACCGATGTAAATAAATGGTATTTAGAACATCACAAACTTAAAGTAGGTATTCTTAGCCGTGGAACCGCCTGGCTCGACACTGGCACATTTGCCTCACTTTTGCAGGCATCGCAATTTGTACAGGTAATTGAAGACCGCCAGGGGCTAAAAATTGGCTGTATTGAAGAAATCGCCTATCGAATGGGATTTATCAGCAGAAATCATTTAATTGAAATTGCTCAACCTTTGTTAAAAAGCGGTTATGGCGATTATCTGCTTCGTTTAGTTGAATAA
- a CDS encoding MMPL family transporter yields MWARLAHFILRNRVSLLISLTVVTLCMAYFALQIEFSYNIVRPLPTSDPSLVAYDQFKKTFGEDGNVMVIGFQKPNLFQLQLFNDWYNLGDDIKKLDGIKDVLSLAKLYNIVRNDSLQRFDFVPIVSQKPVNQHQLDSICDVIYSLPFYDKLAYNRQTGATLMTVTFDNSKLNSKDRIKLVDKIKGLADAFGAKHELPMHYSGMPYIRTMYMEKVSSEMILFLWLAAGVTALILLIFFKSFRVVLYSMIVVAIGVIWTLGTIRLFGYQISVLTGLIAPLIVVIGLPNCIFLTNKYQEELRIHGNKMKALSRMVTKVGLSNFLANVTTAIGFGVFYFTRSKLLMEFGIVSAINVMTTYTIALVFITIILSYLPAPTLKHTGHLSGKRINFVINWIDYLVHHRRRTIYISLLVITIIAALGTFRIQLIGYVVDDLPKRDPVCMDLRFFEKNFNGVLPFEITVDASRKGGIFGNDARTLYKIKRLEREIAKYKEFSKPISIVEALKFGYQGYKGGDPKYFQLPALSELKKLSDYAGTVIGKESIFKSFIDSSKNVTRISYQMADVGSVHMKKTVRDLQPKVDSIFPPKDYKVTFTGHSLVFLKGNDYLYWHLFISLIIAIFLILLIGLVLFRSFSIIILSKIPCLVPLVITAGIMGYFGIPFKPSTILVFSIAFGIASDGTIYILTEYRNQLRKRKKMDFSKAVSNTVREVGLSMIYTAVVLFCGFAIFAASSFGGTVALGILISITLLVSMVTNLLVLPSILLSLEKRLNTKQFMKEPMLAMLEESEEENDNCKPNKKLSL; encoded by the coding sequence ATGTGGGCACGTTTAGCGCATTTTATTCTTCGCAACAGGGTGAGTTTGCTGATATCGCTTACTGTAGTCACCCTGTGCATGGCATATTTTGCCTTACAAATTGAATTTTCTTACAACATTGTACGTCCTTTACCAACAAGCGACCCTTCGTTAGTAGCTTACGACCAGTTTAAAAAAACATTCGGCGAAGATGGAAATGTAATGGTAATTGGATTTCAGAAACCCAATCTTTTTCAACTTCAATTATTTAACGACTGGTACAATCTCGGAGATGACATCAAAAAATTGGACGGAATTAAAGACGTTTTATCCCTCGCAAAATTGTATAATATAGTCAGAAACGATAGTCTGCAACGTTTTGATTTTGTTCCAATTGTTTCGCAAAAGCCTGTTAACCAACATCAGCTCGACAGCATTTGCGATGTGATTTATTCTCTTCCTTTTTACGACAAACTCGCTTACAACCGCCAAACCGGAGCTACCTTGATGACGGTTACTTTTGACAATTCCAAGTTGAATTCAAAAGACAGGATTAAACTGGTAGATAAAATAAAGGGGCTTGCCGATGCTTTTGGTGCAAAACACGAACTGCCGATGCACTATTCGGGAATGCCCTATATACGAACAATGTACATGGAAAAAGTTTCATCAGAAATGATTCTTTTTCTTTGGTTGGCAGCAGGTGTTACCGCACTGATTTTATTGATCTTCTTTAAATCATTCCGGGTAGTACTTTATTCGATGATTGTGGTGGCAATTGGAGTAATCTGGACATTGGGAACAATCCGTTTGTTTGGTTATCAAATATCAGTACTTACCGGATTGATAGCCCCGCTAATCGTCGTGATAGGTTTGCCCAATTGTATTTTTTTAACCAATAAATACCAGGAAGAGCTTCGTATTCACGGAAATAAAATGAAGGCACTTTCACGAATGGTAACAAAAGTCGGGTTGTCGAATTTTCTGGCAAATGTTACAACCGCTATTGGTTTTGGAGTTTTTTATTTTACCCGCAGCAAACTACTGATGGAATTTGGAATTGTTTCGGCAATCAATGTAATGACCACATACACCATTGCGCTGGTATTCATCACTATTATTTTAAGTTACCTTCCTGCCCCAACCCTGAAACATACAGGACATCTGAGTGGTAAACGAATCAACTTTGTGATAAACTGGATAGACTATCTTGTACATCACAGGCGTAGAACCATTTATATATCCTTATTGGTAATTACGATTATTGCAGCGCTGGGCACTTTTCGCATCCAATTGATCGGTTATGTCGTTGACGATTTGCCAAAGAGAGACCCGGTTTGTATGGACCTCAGGTTTTTTGAAAAAAATTTTAATGGGGTATTACCCTTTGAAATAACGGTAGATGCTTCCCGGAAAGGAGGAATTTTTGGCAATGATGCAAGAACGCTTTACAAAATCAAGCGTTTAGAAAGGGAAATTGCAAAATACAAGGAGTTTTCGAAACCCATCTCCATAGTTGAAGCTTTAAAATTTGGATACCAGGGGTACAAAGGGGGCGATCCAAAATATTTTCAATTACCTGCACTCAGCGAGCTCAAAAAGTTATCGGATTATGCAGGAACCGTAATAGGTAAAGAAAGTATATTCAAATCTTTTATTGACAGCAGCAAAAATGTTACCCGTATCAGCTATCAGATGGCAGATGTGGGTTCTGTACATATGAAAAAGACAGTAAGAGACTTGCAGCCTAAAGTAGATTCCATTTTCCCTCCCAAAGACTATAAAGTAACATTTACAGGGCATAGTCTGGTTTTTCTGAAAGGCAACGACTACCTGTACTGGCATTTATTTATCAGCCTCATCATTGCTATTTTTCTTATTCTACTCATAGGTTTAGTATTGTTCCGATCTTTTTCCATCATCATTTTGTCAAAAATACCTTGCCTGGTACCTCTTGTTATTACTGCAGGCATTATGGGATATTTTGGAATACCTTTTAAGCCTTCTACCATTCTCGTTTTCAGTATCGCATTCGGTATCGCTTCAGACGGAACCATTTACATTCTCACCGAATATCGTAACCAACTGCGAAAACGGAAAAAGATGGATTTTTCAAAAGCAGTTTCCAACACGGTTCGCGAGGTGGGTTTAAGCATGATTTATACTGCAGTTGTATTGTTTTGTGGTTTTGCCATTTTTGCAGCTTCCAGTTTTGGCGGCACGGTAGCGCTGGGAATATTGATATCCATAACATTACTTGTATCAATGGTAACCAACTTATTAGTATTACCATCCATTTTGTTGTCGCTCGAAAAACGGCTGAATACCAAACAGTTTATGAAAGAGCCTATGTTGGCTATGCTGGAAGAGTCTGAAGAAGAAAATGATAATTGTAAACCCAATAAAAAATTAAGTTTATGA
- a CDS encoding polyprenyl synthetase family protein produces the protein MLPYNLLLAKVEEAISQLDFNLAPHELYDPISYTLALGGKRVRPVFTLLACDMMGGKIEEALQPAIACEIFHNFTLLHDDIMDNAPIRRGKETVFRKWNSNIAILSGDAMFATAYRLLSGIEPDLLPSILTIFSNTAIQVCEGQQYDMNFELVNTVSIPDYLNMIRLKTAVLPAACLQIGAMIAKAKMPDVEYIYQFGEKIGLAFQLMDDLLDVFGQEAKFGKQCGGDIIANKKTYLYLKAYELADIENKRKLDLLFSDIHIPDDEKIAGVKKIYETLEVANHVHRVMDELYINALQNLDRISVPEGRKSELLKFAKKLLSRES, from the coding sequence ATGTTACCATACAATTTATTGCTTGCAAAAGTTGAAGAAGCCATTTCGCAACTGGATTTCAACTTAGCCCCTCACGAGTTGTACGACCCCATTTCCTATACACTTGCGCTGGGAGGAAAAAGGGTGCGTCCTGTATTTACACTGCTCGCTTGCGATATGATGGGTGGAAAAATTGAAGAAGCCCTTCAGCCAGCCATTGCCTGCGAGATATTTCATAATTTCACCCTATTGCACGATGATATTATGGACAATGCTCCTATTCGCAGGGGAAAAGAAACCGTGTTCAGAAAATGGAACAGCAATATTGCCATACTCTCAGGGGATGCCATGTTTGCAACAGCTTATCGCCTACTTTCCGGGATAGAACCGGACTTATTACCCTCAATTCTCACAATTTTCAGTAATACAGCCATCCAGGTTTGCGAAGGACAACAATACGATATGAATTTTGAATTGGTAAATACTGTAAGTATTCCTGATTATTTGAACATGATCCGACTGAAAACTGCGGTACTTCCTGCTGCCTGTTTGCAGATTGGAGCCATGATTGCCAAAGCCAAAATGCCTGATGTTGAATACATTTACCAATTTGGTGAAAAAATAGGGCTTGCATTTCAACTTATGGACGACCTGTTAGACGTGTTCGGGCAAGAAGCAAAATTTGGCAAACAATGCGGGGGCGATATTATTGCCAATAAAAAGACTTACTTGTACCTGAAAGCGTATGAACTGGCTGACATAGAGAATAAACGGAAACTCGACCTTTTGTTTTCCGACATACACATTCCTGATGATGAAAAAATCGCAGGAGTAAAAAAAATATATGAAACTTTAGAGGTAGCTAACCACGTTCATAGAGTAATGGATGAATTGTATATCAATGCTTTACAAAATCTTGACCGGATTTCGGTTCCTGAAGGCAGAAAATCTGAATTGCTGAAATTTGCCAAAAAACTCCTCAGCAGGGAGAGTTAG
- a CDS encoding ABC-F family ATP-binding cassette domain-containing protein codes for MIAVGNLSVFFGGECLFEKISFNINDRDRIGLVGKNGAGKTTLLKIIAGEMQAETGTLVKPFDYTFGYLHQEMTSTFQGSVFAEALNAFHDILHYKKQIEQITEEISTRTDYHSETFLKRIHQLHEANDSFSMAGGHTMEAETEKILLGLGFVPDDFAKPLGLFSGGWQMRVELAKILLSKPNCILLDEPTNHLDIESIQWLEGFLSDYPGAVIVVSHDRAFLDNVTRRTIEISLGKIYDYKHSYSGYVELREELRQQQISAYENQQQQIDQIERFIERFRYKATKARQVQSKLKLLEKMDKVEVEDFDKSAIRFAFPAAPHSGKIVLNANRLTKNFGEKCVFRDLDFTILAGDAVAFVGKNGEGKTTLTRIITGMLDYEGVLTIGVQVKIGYYAQNQAEMLDAEKTVFETIDEVAVGDIRPKIRNILGNFLFGGDTINKKVKVLSGGEKSRLALARLLLSPVNLLILDEPTNHLDMQSKDILKNALLQYGGTLIIVSHDRDFLQGLTQRIFEFKNKTIKQYTGDIYDFLQMRKLESLKQLEKNSSAKNEVKQDIKSENKINHEKKKLQDKENRKILSQIKKVEAVVEELEKEISLRDQMLIQPDKYAGEIAQENFFIEYDRLKKQLAEEMNRWEELHLQLERYNG; via the coding sequence ATGATTGCAGTAGGTAACCTTTCGGTATTTTTCGGCGGCGAATGTCTTTTTGAAAAAATATCTTTCAATATAAATGATCGTGATCGTATTGGACTTGTCGGAAAAAATGGCGCCGGAAAAACAACCTTATTGAAAATAATTGCCGGCGAAATGCAAGCCGAAACGGGTACTTTGGTGAAACCTTTTGACTATACCTTTGGCTATCTGCATCAGGAAATGACTTCTACTTTTCAGGGGTCGGTTTTTGCTGAGGCTTTAAACGCGTTTCACGATATTTTACATTATAAAAAACAAATAGAGCAGATTACAGAAGAAATTTCCACGAGAACCGACTACCATTCGGAAACTTTCCTGAAAAGAATACACCAATTGCACGAGGCAAACGATAGTTTTTCTATGGCTGGCGGACATACCATGGAAGCCGAAACCGAAAAAATATTATTGGGTTTGGGTTTTGTCCCTGATGATTTTGCAAAGCCACTCGGATTGTTTAGCGGAGGATGGCAGATGCGGGTGGAATTGGCTAAAATTCTCCTCAGCAAGCCAAACTGCATACTTTTAGATGAGCCTACCAATCACCTGGATATCGAATCCATCCAATGGCTCGAAGGCTTTCTTAGCGATTATCCTGGAGCTGTAATAGTTGTTTCGCACGACAGGGCTTTCCTCGACAATGTAACCCGGCGTACTATCGAAATTTCACTTGGGAAAATATATGATTACAAACATTCTTACTCAGGTTATGTGGAACTTCGTGAAGAACTGAGGCAACAACAAATTTCGGCTTATGAAAATCAGCAACAGCAGATTGATCAGATAGAAAGATTTATAGAACGGTTTCGCTATAAAGCTACGAAAGCCCGCCAGGTGCAATCGAAGCTGAAATTACTGGAAAAAATGGATAAAGTGGAGGTGGAAGACTTTGATAAATCTGCTATTCGTTTTGCCTTTCCGGCAGCACCCCATTCCGGAAAAATAGTACTCAATGCAAATAGGTTGACGAAAAACTTTGGTGAAAAATGCGTGTTCAGAGACTTGGATTTTACCATTCTTGCAGGAGATGCCGTGGCATTTGTAGGTAAAAACGGTGAAGGGAAAACCACTTTAACACGAATTATAACCGGGATGCTTGATTATGAGGGAGTTCTAACTATAGGCGTACAGGTGAAGATAGGCTATTATGCACAAAACCAGGCAGAGATGCTCGATGCCGAAAAAACGGTATTTGAAACCATTGATGAGGTAGCAGTGGGCGATATTCGTCCGAAAATACGAAATATCCTGGGTAATTTCCTTTTTGGAGGCGATACTATTAACAAAAAGGTAAAAGTATTGTCGGGTGGCGAAAAAAGCCGCCTTGCTCTTGCCCGCTTACTTCTTTCCCCTGTTAACCTTTTAATTCTGGATGAGCCTACTAACCACCTGGATATGCAAAGTAAAGATATTCTGAAGAATGCCCTTTTGCAATACGGGGGAACGCTGATTATTGTTTCGCACGACCGTGATTTTTTGCAAGGACTTACACAGCGGATTTTTGAGTTTAAAAATAAAACCATAAAACAGTACACAGGTGATATTTACGATTTTCTGCAAATGCGCAAACTTGAATCGCTAAAGCAACTGGAAAAGAACAGTTCTGCAAAAAACGAAGTCAAACAGGACATTAAGTCGGAAAATAAAATCAACCACGAAAAGAAAAAGCTTCAGGATAAGGAAAACAGAAAGATACTAAGCCAGATAAAAAAAGTGGAAGCGGTAGTAGAAGAATTGGAAAAAGAAATTTCGTTACGTGACCAGATGCTCATACAACCGGATAAATATGCCGGAGAAATAGCACAGGAAAACTTCTTTATCGAGTACGATAGACTCAAAAAACAATTAGCCGAAGAAATGAACCGCTGGGAAGAATTGCATTTGCAACTCGAAAGATACAATGGCTAA
- a CDS encoding carboxypeptidase regulatory-like domain-containing protein — protein sequence VTHAVGDLPGYDPANDLAGGACTGNVAGKFALIVNIQHDPELIGAYELAEGGPGPGITPPNLIAYNIYRNDNFVEQVPKEQLQYFDLNLLPGNYSYGVTAVYEAPTEGESMKEGPADITIRYGIPLPFEEKWSTGMFISQNWNVEGSNWRIQGAQGNPAPSAEFNWTPVQHDYSYALESDILVDGLDEAVYHKIWFDFDIFLDAQNATEEELLTVEVWNIDGWHQVAEFKNTADMPWTPQHIDISQYALDQAFKIRYTAHGASTADINKWQVDNISVYHEMTCDPPRNLAGVKTGIQSVHLTWEEPGVVIAPGEWIGYDNGENYDGIGLTGGGSFMLAIRWDASQLAQYAGQYVKQVKYFPRGATTSYVLKIWTGANAANLVVDQPITGVQPNMWNTVTLDTPVPIDVTRDLWIGYSCDDPAGEHPAGCDAGPAVAGYGDMISLDGVAWESMATAYSLNYNWNLQAFVEGMADATTPAPLQPLTKTTFRSTGGIPAIGHLPVVANNFTDVDELLGYNVYRSGVQLNTDIVTDLFYDDIDVPFGSYDYTVKAIYDGGCEAEVGPVTIEFAEAAAMPFIEPWDAGTFDENMWTIEPEQSNWKVNSSEGNPAPTAEFNWSPTLTSYSTALVSRLISGEFVTNVTLNFDLYLSDYSSNGAEKLAVEVWDGTTWNLVNEFTNTSNIEWTTYSYDVSQYVLGHNFKVRFRANGASSFDINYWYVDNIKLYERIVGSLTGTVTSTLGNVANATVTLGAYTGTTNANGVYNIENIETGTYDVTCAADGYAPATVEGFNLVGGVNTLDFALEMEACLPPTNLNAEIQYPYGHPQDVKLTWTSPFGGGTGEWIGYDDGANYDGIGLTDGGQFLVAARWDVDQLAQYNNMVLTQVKFFPRSANSTFVLKVWTGANAANLVVDMPLSGLTIEEWNTITLTTPVLVNPTQELWIGYSVDHPAGEFPAGCDAGPAVANYGDLISTDGAVWEPLSGLGLDYNWNLKGYLAPLDGGDYAVLSPLPKKTIEKKANSSIVKGNLPVVINLTDNGDNRSFIGYNIYRDDVLIANNPATQTWYMDTNVPISSDPYTYYVTAVYTLCESDPSNSVDVLITGINDPSAKTINIYPNPASSYVNIETAGNISSVKVMNLVGQVVYEQTVTETNLTLNTANYEAGAYMIQLTTNEGQFITKRLVITK from the coding sequence GTCCAGGTATTACTCCTCCAAATTTGATTGCTTACAATATTTATCGCAATGATAATTTTGTTGAACAAGTTCCCAAAGAACAACTTCAGTATTTCGATCTGAATTTACTGCCTGGCAACTATTCTTATGGTGTAACCGCAGTTTACGAAGCTCCAACCGAAGGCGAATCAATGAAAGAAGGTCCTGCCGATATAACTATACGTTACGGAATTCCTCTTCCTTTCGAAGAAAAATGGAGTACCGGAATGTTTATTTCACAGAACTGGAACGTTGAAGGAAGTAACTGGCGCATCCAAGGTGCCCAGGGAAATCCTGCTCCTTCTGCCGAATTCAACTGGACACCCGTTCAGCATGATTATTCTTATGCTCTTGAAAGCGACATCCTTGTTGATGGATTAGACGAAGCTGTTTATCACAAAATCTGGTTCGACTTCGATATTTTCCTTGATGCACAAAATGCTACCGAAGAAGAATTGCTTACAGTTGAAGTATGGAATATTGATGGATGGCACCAGGTAGCAGAATTTAAAAACACTGCAGATATGCCGTGGACACCTCAGCACATTGATATTTCACAATATGCTCTTGACCAGGCATTCAAAATTCGTTATACTGCTCATGGTGCTTCAACAGCCGACATAAACAAATGGCAGGTTGACAATATAAGCGTTTATCACGAAATGACTTGCGATCCTCCAAGAAACCTTGCAGGAGTAAAAACTGGTATCCAAAGTGTACATCTTACCTGGGAAGAACCTGGTGTTGTTATTGCTCCGGGCGAATGGATTGGCTATGATAATGGCGAAAACTACGACGGTATCGGACTCACTGGCGGTGGCAGTTTCATGCTAGCCATTCGTTGGGATGCTTCTCAGTTAGCTCAATATGCAGGTCAGTATGTAAAACAGGTTAAATATTTCCCACGAGGTGCGACTACTTCCTATGTCCTGAAAATCTGGACAGGTGCAAATGCAGCTAACCTCGTAGTTGATCAGCCTATTACCGGCGTTCAACCTAATATGTGGAACACCGTAACCCTTGACACACCTGTTCCTATTGACGTAACCCGGGATCTCTGGATTGGCTATTCCTGCGACGATCCAGCAGGTGAACATCCTGCCGGTTGCGATGCAGGTCCTGCCGTTGCCGGATATGGTGACATGATCAGTCTCGATGGTGTTGCTTGGGAATCAATGGCTACTGCTTATAGCCTCAACTACAACTGGAACCTCCAGGCATTTGTTGAAGGTATGGCTGACGCCACTACTCCCGCTCCTCTGCAGCCCCTCACCAAAACCACATTCCGCAGTACAGGTGGTATTCCCGCCATAGGTCATCTGCCGGTAGTTGCCAACAACTTTACCGATGTGGATGAACTGTTAGGTTACAATGTATATCGCAGTGGAGTTCAGCTCAATACGGATATTGTTACCGACCTGTTCTACGATGATATTGATGTACCTTTCGGATCTTATGATTATACTGTAAAAGCCATTTATGATGGTGGATGTGAAGCAGAAGTAGGTCCTGTAACAATAGAATTTGCTGAAGCTGCTGCAATGCCTTTCATTGAACCCTGGGATGCAGGTACATTTGATGAAAACATGTGGACAATCGAACCTGAACAATCTAACTGGAAAGTTAATTCTTCGGAAGGAAATCCTGCTCCTACAGCTGAATTCAACTGGAGTCCAACTCTTACCAGTTATTCAACCGCATTGGTTAGCCGTTTAATCAGTGGTGAATTTGTTACAAATGTAACTCTTAACTTCGACCTCTATCTGAGTGATTACAGTAGTAATGGCGCAGAAAAATTAGCAGTTGAAGTATGGGACGGTACTACATGGAACTTAGTAAACGAATTTACAAATACAAGTAATATTGAATGGACTACTTACAGCTATGACGTTTCTCAATATGTATTGGGACATAACTTCAAAGTTCGTTTCCGTGCAAACGGTGCAAGCTCATTCGATATTAACTATTGGTATGTTGATAACATTAAACTGTACGAAAGAATCGTTGGTTCTCTCACAGGAACTGTAACAAGTACCTTAGGTAATGTTGCTAATGCTACAGTTACACTCGGTGCTTACACAGGAACTACCAATGCAAACGGTGTTTATAACATCGAAAACATTGAAACAGGCACTTACGACGTAACTTGTGCTGCCGATGGTTATGCCCCTGCTACAGTTGAGGGCTTCAACCTTGTTGGCGGTGTTAATACACTGGATTTTGCACTCGAAATGGAAGCTTGTTTACCTCCTACAAATCTTAATGCAGAAATTCAATATCCTTATGGACATCCTCAGGATGTAAAACTTACCTGGACTTCACCTTTTGGTGGTGGTACAGGTGAATGGATTGGCTATGATGATGGTGCAAACTATGACGGTATCGGTTTAACCGATGGCGGTCAGTTTTTGGTTGCTGCTCGTTGGGATGTTGACCAGTTGGCTCAGTATAACAATATGGTGCTTACCCAAGTGAAATTCTTCCCCAGAAGTGCAAACAGCACATTTGTCTTGAAAGTATGGACAGGTGCCAATGCAGCTAATCTTGTGGTAGATATGCCTCTCAGCGGACTTACCATAGAGGAATGGAACACTATTACCTTAACAACCCCTGTATTGGTTAATCCTACTCAGGAACTCTGGATAGGCTACTCTGTAGATCATCCAGCCGGGGAATTCCCTGCCGGTTGCGATGCAGGTCCTGCTGTAGCAAATTATGGTGATTTGATTTCTACGGATGGTGCAGTATGGGAACCCCTTTCGGGTCTTGGTCTCGACTATAACTGGAACCTCAAGGGTTATTTGGCTCCTCTCGATGGAGGCGATTACGCTGTTCTCAGCCCGTTGCCTAAGAAAACTATCGAAAAGAAAGCCAATAGCAGCATTGTAAAAGGTAACTTACCCGTTGTAATTAACCTTACCGACAATGGTGACAACCGTTCATTTATTGGTTATAATATTTACAGAGATGATGTTTTGATTGCAAACAATCCAGCAACACAAACTTGGTACATGGATACTAATGTGCCCATTTCATCTGATCCCTACACTTATTATGTAACTGCCGTTTATACACTTTGTGAATCTGATCCGTCAAATAGTGTTGACGTTCTCATCACAGGTATCAACGATCCCAGTGCTAAGACGATTAACATTTACCCGAACCCCGCTTCGAGCTATGTTAACATCGAAACCGCAGGCAACATAAGCAGCGTAAAAGTGATGAATTTAGTTGGTCAGGTTGTTTACGAACAAACTGTAACTGAAACTAACCTCACACTAAATACTGCTAATTATGAAGCAGGCGCTTACATGATTCAGTTGACTACTAACGAAGGTCAGTTCATTACAAAACGCCTCGTTATTACTAAGTAA
- a CDS encoding 6-phosphofructokinase, with the protein MKEAIVILCGGGPAPGINSVIGSVAKVFLKSGYRVIGLHGGYKCLFAEAPEMTDLTFEFADRIMNQGGSALRMSRHKPKDTEFNTRFFTENNIKLLVTIGGDDTASTANRILKYLAQNNIKIQNIHVPKTIDNDLPLPEGQPTFGYQSAKEEGARIASTVYEDARTSGNWFLVSAMGREAGHLAFGIGAACHFPMIIIPEMFNKVDVTFDRIIRLIISSMIKRKILGIGYGVAIVSEGVFHFMSDEEINNCGISFTYDDHGHPELGNVSKAHIFNILLQNKLKELSLAIKSRPVELGYELRCVRPTAFDLMYCSLLGIGVKILFDKGITGCMVTSDPKGDIFPLFLKDVEDDKGRVKPRLVNMQGQKAVMVFSESLQYITKADYKEAQKYLPAPEEYDFTRILNW; encoded by the coding sequence ATGAAAGAAGCTATTGTTATTTTATGCGGAGGTGGACCGGCTCCCGGTATTAATTCCGTTATCGGATCGGTTGCTAAAGTATTCCTTAAATCGGGTTATCGTGTAATCGGTCTGCACGGAGGTTACAAATGTCTTTTTGCCGAAGCACCGGAAATGACCGATTTAACATTTGAATTTGCCGATCGTATTATGAACCAGGGAGGTTCTGCTTTGCGAATGAGCCGGCATAAACCTAAGGATACCGAATTCAATACCCGTTTTTTTACCGAAAATAACATTAAATTATTGGTAACAATAGGGGGAGACGATACCGCTTCTACAGCCAACCGTATTTTGAAATATTTAGCCCAGAACAATATAAAAATCCAAAACATCCATGTACCCAAAACTATTGATAACGACCTTCCCTTACCCGAAGGACAGCCCACTTTTGGCTATCAGAGTGCAAAAGAAGAGGGTGCACGTATAGCGTCCACAGTATATGAAGATGCCCGTACCAGCGGCAACTGGTTTCTCGTTTCGGCTATGGGTCGTGAAGCTGGTCATCTGGCTTTCGGCATAGGAGCTGCCTGCCATTTCCCCATGATTATCATTCCAGAAATGTTCAACAAAGTAGATGTAACATTCGACCGTATAATCCGACTTATAATTTCCTCAATGATAAAGCGAAAAATTCTTGGTATAGGGTATGGTGTTGCTATAGTAAGTGAAGGGGTATTTCATTTCATGAGCGATGAAGAAATCAACAACTGCGGAATCAGTTTTACCTACGACGACCATGGGCATCCCGAACTGGGGAACGTTAGCAAAGCACATATTTTCAACATTTTATTGCAAAATAAACTAAAAGAACTTTCTCTTGCCATTAAAAGCCGACCGGTAGAGCTTGGATACGAACTTCGCTGTGTACGTCCAACCGCTTTCGATCTTATGTATTGCTCATTGCTGGGAATAGGTGTAAAAATTCTCTTCGACAAGGGAATTACCGGTTGCATGGTTACTTCTGACCCTAAAGGTGATATTTTTCCTTTATTTCTTAAAGATGTAGAGGATGACAAAGGAAGAGTGAAGCCCCGCCTGGTAAATATGCAGGGACAAAAAGCTGTAATGGTTTTTAGCGAAAGCCTGCAATACATTACCAAAGCCGACTATAAAGAAGCTCAAAAGTACCTACCTGCTCCCGAAGAGTATGACTTTACCAGGATTCTCAACTGGTAA